In Elephas maximus indicus isolate mEleMax1 chromosome 7, mEleMax1 primary haplotype, whole genome shotgun sequence, the following proteins share a genomic window:
- the LOC126080465 gene encoding olfactory receptor 10AG1-like gives MAKLRVHLQQLPFAPVPVLSQKNKPSQDNLTEIIEFVLLGFADMPHLQWFLFGLFLIIYIIILMSNSTIFLITKMDPALQSPMYFFLANFSFLEICYVSTTLTRMLINIGTQRRRISLVACATQMCFFLLFGGTECLLLAVMAYDRYVAICDPLDYPLVMNPRVCIQLVTGSWIIGIPVVIGQTYQIFSLPFCGSKQINHYFCDIPPVLKLACGDTFVNEMLVYTVAVLFVMVPFLWILGSYSKIISIILKLPLATSQAKAFSTCSSHLMVVVLFFGSAIIAYLRPNTRHSEGTDKMLSLFYTILTPMFNPMIYCVRNKDVIMALRKLLCK, from the exons ATGGCAAAGCTGAGGGTCCATCTCCAGCAGTTGCCATTTGCTCCAGTGCCTGTGCTGAGTCAG AAAAACAAACCATCACAAGATAATCTAACCGAAATCATTGAATTTGTTCTCTTGGGCTTTGCTGACATGCCCCATCTCCAGTGGTTCCTTTTTGGATTGTTTTTAATCATCTATATCATTATCCTGATGAGCAATAGCACCATATTTCTAATAACAAAAATGGATCCTGCTCTCCAGagccctatgtattttttcctggcaaatttttccttcttggaaatctGCTATGTATCAACTACTCTCACCAGAATGCTGATTAATATTGGGACCCAGAGAAGAAGAATTTCCTTAGTTGCCTGTGCTACACAGATGTGCTTTTTCCTTCTGTTCGGAGGCACAGAATGCTTGCTCctggcagtgatggcctatgaccgctatgtggccatttgtgaTCCTCTGGACTATCCTCTAGTCATGAACCCCAGGGTTTGCATTCAGCTGGTGACTGGGTCCTGGATCATTGGAATCCCAGTTGTGATAGGGCAGACATATcagattttctctctgcctttttgtgGATCTAAACAAATTAACCACTATTTTTGTGATATCCCCCCAGTACTCAAGCTGGCTTGTGGGGACACCTTTGTAAATGAGATGTTGGTCTACACAGTTGCTGTGTTATTTGTCATGGTTCCATTTCTGTGGATACTGGGCTCCTACAGTAAAAtcatctccatcatcctgaagttgCCATTAGCCACAAGTCAagccaaagccttctccacctgctcaTCTCATCTAATGGTTGTGGTGTTATTCTTTGGATCAGCCATTATTGCCTACTTAAGACCTAACACTAGACACTCAGAGGGAACTGACaaaatgctttctcttttctacacTATCCTAACTCCTATGTTTAATCCCATGATATATTGTGTAAGGAACAAGGATGTCATAATGGCACTGAGGAAATTGCTCTGTAAATAA